CGGTGAGGCTAGCGTGACCCAAGGTTTCGTCCTTTCGCTCACGGGGGTGTACAGGTGCGACTACGTCTGCATGCGGTTTTTGCCGCGCTCGTCCTGATGGCGAGCGCGGGCACGGTGGTCCAGGCCACCCCGGCCCAAGCGGCCGTCAACTGCAACGGTTGGAAGTGCGACGGCCGATGGCCCGGCGAGGAGGGTTGTCGAGCCGATCAGGTCGCGGTCAAACAGGTCGCGATGGACCACCTCGGCGGAGGGCAGGCGACCATCTACCGGTCACGGGCCTGCGGGGCCGCCTGGGCCGACTTCGACTTCACCACGGCGCCGGACTACTCGTGGCTCTTCCTGCACCTCTGGGCGCAGCCCGCCTATGGCGGGAAGGGCAGGATCATCCGTAACGGGTCCGGCCAGCACAACACCCTCGTCGCCGGCACCACCAAGACGTACCGGACGGTCCTGGTCAGCTGGGACAACTCGGTGAAGCTGTGCTTCGGTGACGGCTACCAGATTCCCGGCAACGAGTACGACCCGGACCCGGACACGACAGGCGACGGTCCGTCGGGAGCGTGTTCCACATGGCAGTGAACGTGTCGATCCTCCGAACTCGCCGCCGCCCGAAGGGGTCCCCCATGCTCGCCTCGCGCCTGCGGGCCGTCCTGGCAACCATCGCGCTCACCGCGAGTGTGACCGTCGCGCCCCAGACCGCCTCCGCCGCCCCCACCCCGTCCACACCCGACGCCGGCCGGCAGGCCGCCGTCACCGACCCCGCCCGCGTTCTCGGTGACGACTGGAAGTCGTCCTCCGACGTCCTGGTCACCGGATCGGGCGACACCGACGGTTTCCACCTCTACATTGCCCGGGAGAAGGACGCCTTCGCCTGGTCGCGGTTGGCGACCCTGAACGGCGGGCGGACCGAGGCCGGCGCCTGGACCGGCTACGTCTGCCTGACCGGTTCCGGCCGGTACGCCGCAGTGGTCTACGCGCCGGTCATCGCCACCAACAAGCCGGACCAGGTCAGCGCGGGGGCGCACGCGGCCGTGGTCGACGTCCGCACCGGCGTCGCCCGGCAGGTCGCCCACGACGTGCAGCTCAGCTATTTCAACCCGGGCTGTGGGCCGGACGACCGCGTCCTGCTCACCCGGGCCATCGGCCGGGACCAGCAGCAGACGGATCTGCTGACGGTGGACGCGGTCGCCGGCAAGGTCCTGACCACCCGGCGGGTGCAGGCGCAGCTCACCAATCCGGCGCCCGGGCCGGGCGGCGACTACGGCGTCATCCGCGGCGAGGTCGTCCGGGTCGCCAAGAACGGCCGGCCGACCGTGGTCGCGCGGCCGGGCGGCCAGCCCTACGGGCTGCGGGCCACGGCCGACGCCGCCCTCGACCTGGTGACGCTCAAGTCGGAGGGCGGCGTCGAGCGATCGGCCGCCTACCGGCATCGGGCTGGCGGACTGACCCATCTCGGCACCTCGCCCGGCAAGCAGCTCGAACTGTTCGGCCTGGCAGAGGGACGCAACGCGCTGGTCGGGGACGTGACCGGGATAGCCGTTGGCGCCGCCCGCGACCTGCAGCTGCTGAGCAGCAGCCGACCCGCCCAGGGCGTGTCGCGGCAGGGGCACCTCGTCGTGCAGGGGATGTCGGTCGAGCAGACGCGGGAGCGCATGGCGGGCCGGCGGGCGGCAGCTGGCGTTCTGCGGGTCACGGTCGAGTCGCCCGTCAGCGGCGAGACACGGTCGGGCACTGTGCGATCCGAGCGCCGGGCTCCCGCCGACGTGGCTCGGCCGACCTTCACCGGTCCCACGGCGGCCGCCCTGCTGGACGACCTGCCGCCGATCACCGATCCGGGCGACCCGAAGTGCGCGATCGGCCGCAACGACCTGTTCACCCAGGTTCTGCAGCCCAGTGCCAATCAGGTCGAATGGGCCGTCGATCGGGCGGCCAACGGTGTGCTGACGATCGATCGGTCCATTCCGGGCACCGGCGGAACCTACAAGCCGCAGGTGATGTTCAAGAAGCCGACGAACGCCCCGAACGTGCCGGCACAGCTGATGCTGGCGATCCTCGCGCAGGAAACCAACCTGGCCCAGGCGTCGTGGCACGCCGTGCCCGGGGACGCGGGTAACCCGCTGATCTCGGACTACTACGGTCACCGGGCCCACGAGGAGGACATTCGTATCATCGACTACTCGTCGGCCGACTGCGGCTACGGCATCTCCCAGGTGACCGACGGCATGGCCAGGGGCCAGACCACGTACAACTCGTTCCAACAGCAGGCCATCGCGATGGACTACCAGGCCAACATCGCCGCCGGCATGGCGATCCTGCAGGCGAAGTGGCTGGAGGTGGCGCAGACCCAATCCATGGTCAACAACGGCAACCCGGCCTTCATCGAGAACTGGTACCTGGCCGTGTGGGGCTACAACTCCGGCGTGTACCAGAACACCGGCGGCCCGTACGGCGTCGGCTGGTTCAACAATCCGGCCAACCCGCAGTACAAGGCGAACAGGGACCCGTTCCTCCGGGTTGACAAGGACG
Above is a window of Micromonospora coriariae DNA encoding:
- a CDS encoding DUF2690 domain-containing protein, coding for MRLRLHAVFAALVLMASAGTVVQATPAQAAVNCNGWKCDGRWPGEEGCRADQVAVKQVAMDHLGGGQATIYRSRACGAAWADFDFTTAPDYSWLFLHLWAQPAYGGKGRIIRNGSGQHNTLVAGTTKTYRTVLVSWDNSVKLCFGDGYQIPGNEYDPDPDTTGDGPSGACSTWQ